The following coding sequences are from one Candidatus Acidiferrales bacterium window:
- the cutA gene encoding divalent-cation tolerance protein CutA, with protein MASEIVVFVTCGTRREANRLARALLHLKLAACVNIFPSPIHSVYRWKEKIETANEILLLIKSTRSHFRELEREIRRHHSYEVPEIIALPVVSGSEPYLRWIKQSVRPARKAVRSKHR; from the coding sequence ATGGCCAGTGAAATTGTCGTTTTCGTGACCTGTGGAACGCGGCGCGAGGCCAATCGCCTTGCCCGCGCCTTACTTCATTTGAAGCTTGCCGCGTGCGTAAATATTTTCCCGAGTCCGATTCATTCCGTCTATCGTTGGAAGGAAAAAATTGAAACCGCGAATGAAATTTTGCTGCTAATCAAATCCACGCGGTCGCATTTCCGCGAATTGGAGCGCGAAATTCGCCGGCACCACAGCTACGAGGTGCCCGAAATCATCGCTCTGCCAGTCGTGAGCGGCTCAGAACCATATTTGCGTTGGATTAAACAATCCGTTCGTCCTGCAAGGAAGGCAGTCCGCAGCAAGCATCGCTAA
- a CDS encoding phosphoglucomutase/phosphomannomutase family protein: MPRMAGNAIHFGTSGWRGIIADDFTFEGVRIAATAIAGHVRSISKRPKLLVGYDTRFFSEEFARAAARALANAHCGVLFCGGPTPTPAIAYEILRRKLQGAVNITASHNPAAYNGLKFSGPDGCPALPEVTHDVEGRARRLADRMTEADEHLDGREFEKIDLHENYLKRIGELVRFDAIAASKMSFAFDALHGCGAGWLDRALEQHGVAVQAIRTKRDVLFDGSGPDPSEENLKPLARAVSEAKAVAGLATDGDADRFGVLDGDGTFVSPNHVLALVFDYLIETRGWKLGAARSVATTHLLDAVARHHGVPVFETPVGFKYIGPFLERDKITLGGEESAGMTIRGHVPEKDGILACLLVAEMVATRRKPLAEQLQALFKRVGRAYWPVRINLHFAPEVISGLPRRFDRAPSEFGGRRVARTDRTDGLKLVFDDDSWVLMRPSGTEPLVRVYAEAASIAKANEMAEEARKWISG, from the coding sequence ATGCCGCGCATGGCTGGCAATGCGATCCATTTCGGGACTTCGGGATGGCGCGGAATCATCGCGGATGATTTCACGTTCGAAGGCGTGCGCATCGCCGCGACAGCCATCGCCGGACACGTCCGCAGCATTTCCAAGCGTCCCAAGCTGCTCGTCGGTTACGATACACGATTTTTTTCCGAGGAATTTGCGCGCGCGGCGGCAAGAGCGCTCGCAAACGCACACTGCGGAGTCCTTTTCTGCGGCGGACCAACGCCGACGCCGGCGATTGCGTACGAGATTTTAAGGCGCAAATTGCAAGGCGCAGTCAACATCACGGCGAGCCACAATCCGGCGGCATACAACGGATTGAAATTTTCAGGCCCCGACGGCTGTCCGGCGCTACCGGAAGTCACGCACGACGTCGAAGGGCGGGCGCGCCGTCTCGCGGACCGCATGACAGAGGCGGACGAGCATCTCGACGGACGTGAATTCGAGAAAATTGACTTGCACGAAAATTATCTGAAGCGCATTGGCGAGCTGGTGCGATTTGACGCGATCGCGGCGTCGAAAATGAGTTTTGCCTTCGATGCGCTGCACGGGTGCGGCGCGGGCTGGCTCGACCGCGCACTGGAGCAGCATGGAGTCGCAGTGCAGGCGATTCGCACGAAGCGCGATGTGCTCTTCGACGGCTCGGGACCGGATCCATCGGAAGAAAATTTGAAGCCGCTCGCGAGAGCCGTCTCGGAGGCAAAGGCTGTCGCCGGTCTGGCGACGGATGGCGATGCAGACCGCTTCGGCGTGCTCGATGGCGATGGAACATTTGTTTCGCCGAATCACGTGCTCGCGCTCGTTTTCGATTACTTGATCGAAACACGCGGCTGGAAGCTAGGCGCGGCGCGGAGCGTGGCGACGACGCATCTACTTGATGCGGTCGCGCGGCATCACGGCGTGCCGGTGTTTGAGACACCGGTCGGTTTCAAATACATCGGGCCGTTCCTCGAACGCGACAAAATCACGCTGGGCGGCGAAGAAAGCGCGGGGATGACGATTCGCGGGCACGTGCCGGAGAAAGACGGCATTCTGGCATGCTTGCTTGTCGCGGAAATGGTGGCCACGCGACGAAAGCCGCTCGCGGAACAGTTGCAAGCTCTTTTCAAGCGCGTGGGACGCGCGTATTGGCCGGTGCGCATCAATTTGCATTTTGCGCCGGAAGTTATTTCTGGCTTGCCGCGGCGGTTTGACCGCGCACCTTCCGAATTTGGCGGACGCCGCGTGGCGCGCACTGATCGCACGGACGGCTTGAAGCTCGTGTTTGACGACGACTCCTGGGTATTGATGCGGCCGTCGGGAACGGAGCCGCTGGTGCGCGTGTATGCCGAAGCGGCGTCGATTGCAAAGGCCAATGAAATGGCGGAGGAGGCGCGGAAGTGGATCAGCGGATGA
- a CDS encoding septum formation initiator family protein: MKSDREPSFFRQNARYFFALAFFLLLLQDIFGTHGLMAMHRSKAQIQEVQAQIAQLDKENADLEQHIKDLKTDPAAIEKIARDRMGLARPGELIFRMPDAKGGQTSSTPTQPTRTPKK, encoded by the coding sequence ATGAAGAGCGACCGCGAACCGTCGTTTTTCCGGCAAAACGCGCGATATTTTTTCGCGCTGGCTTTTTTTCTGCTTCTGCTGCAAGACATTTTCGGGACGCACGGATTGATGGCCATGCACCGCTCGAAAGCGCAGATTCAAGAAGTGCAGGCACAGATTGCGCAACTCGACAAAGAAAACGCGGATTTGGAGCAGCACATCAAAGACCTCAAAACCGACCCAGCAGCGATTGAAAAAATCGCGCGCGACCGCATGGGACTGGCGCGGCCGGGCGAATTGATTTTCCGCATGCCGGACGCAAAGGGCGGGCAAACTTCTTCAACGCCGACGCAACCGACAAGGACTCCGAAGAAGTAA
- a CDS encoding heparan-alpha-glucosaminide N-acetyltransferase domain-containing protein, whose translation MPEAAKQRIAYIDWMRGLACVAMFQTHCYDSWLSPTARNTSFFRWSQLGGTLPAPLFLFLAGISFALVTGRMRDKGASANDIAATTIRRGAEIFGLGLLFRVQEFALGYPWSPWTDLLRVDILNTIGISMMLMGIVCRFARRRPTNAALAAAVAIGIALVTPPLWTTWRLRWLPWPVESYINGVHNLGVPQHWLFPIFPWAAFSFAGLAVGFFLLSDWARQREWKALLILSLLGAAFYGLGLWFDSLPVRIYATYDFWHSSPQFVLIRVGVLMMILFLSYAWCRWGAGQWKFSPLVVMGQASLLVYWVHIEFVYGRFSILTKHGMSITGASLGLLIIFTAMTLLAFARIRTKGRGGEILQKFRRALRPAAQS comes from the coding sequence ATGCCCGAAGCTGCAAAGCAAAGAATCGCTTATATCGACTGGATGCGCGGCCTCGCGTGCGTGGCGATGTTCCAGACGCACTGTTACGACTCCTGGCTGAGTCCGACGGCGCGCAACACTTCTTTTTTCCGTTGGTCGCAGCTCGGCGGAACGCTTCCCGCGCCGCTGTTTTTATTTCTCGCGGGAATCTCGTTCGCGCTCGTCACCGGTCGCATGCGCGATAAAGGCGCTTCGGCGAACGACATTGCCGCCACGACCATTCGCCGCGGCGCGGAAATCTTTGGCCTCGGCCTTCTCTTTCGCGTTCAGGAATTCGCGCTCGGCTATCCGTGGTCGCCGTGGACCGATCTTCTCCGCGTCGACATCCTCAACACCATCGGCATTTCCATGATGCTGATGGGCATCGTATGCCGTTTCGCGCGCCGCCGTCCGACGAACGCAGCGCTCGCTGCTGCCGTCGCCATCGGAATTGCGCTCGTCACGCCACCGCTCTGGACCACTTGGCGGTTGCGCTGGCTGCCGTGGCCGGTCGAGTCCTATATCAATGGCGTTCACAATCTCGGCGTGCCGCAGCATTGGCTTTTTCCGATTTTTCCTTGGGCGGCATTTTCATTCGCGGGCCTTGCCGTAGGATTTTTTCTCCTGAGCGATTGGGCGCGCCAGCGCGAATGGAAAGCCCTTCTGATCTTGAGTCTTCTCGGCGCGGCGTTTTACGGATTGGGCTTGTGGTTTGATTCGCTGCCGGTTCGCATCTACGCAACGTACGATTTCTGGCATAGCAGCCCGCAATTCGTCCTGATTCGCGTCGGTGTGTTGATGATGATTTTATTTTTGAGTTACGCCTGGTGCCGTTGGGGCGCGGGGCAGTGGAAGTTCAGCCCGCTCGTCGTTATGGGCCAAGCGTCGCTTCTCGTCTATTGGGTACACATCGAATTCGTTTACGGCAGGTTTTCCATCTTGACCAAGCACGGGATGAGCATCACCGGCGCTTCGTTGGGCCTGCTCATTATTTTTACGGCGATGACGCTTCTCGCTTTCGCGCGCATTCGCACCAAAGGCCGTGGTGGCGAAATTCTGCAGAAATTTCGCCGTGCACTTCGCCCCGCGGCGCAATCCTAG